The following coding sequences lie in one Oncorhynchus kisutch isolate 150728-3 linkage group LG17, Okis_V2, whole genome shotgun sequence genomic window:
- the LOC109908095 gene encoding E3 ubiquitin-protein ligase Itchy-like isoform X1 — MASSIAKPGPGNGYPMKAQLQIMVLSAKLKENKKNWFGPSPYVEVAVDGQSKKTEKCNNTHSPKWKQLLTVIVTPFSKLIFRVWSHQTLKSDVLLGMATLEVSDTLKSNDMNISEVVQTLQLSADKDQTDVVGDLSVCLDGMQVDPEIFASAVEANSRSASGMSNGESQHNGDHDVRRSRDGSPSVDGLEHRASPTGRVVAVNGTGSPALSAGGSKGNPVRPPRPSRPPPPTPRRPTSSPASSNSSIPTEGSDGPSSETPVRMPAPAVPAADPNAPPPTHDQSQAIAARQAASVAPGPPRVPTVAAGPLLPGWEQRVDQNGRLYFVDHVEKRTTWERPEPLPSGWERRVDPMGRVYFVDHITRTTTWQRPTMETVRNYEQWQHQRNQLQGAMQQFNQRFIFGVNGLQDQVPATENKQFDPLGPLPHGWEKRTDSNERVYFVQHTTRTTQWEDPRTQGLLNEKPLPEGWEMRFTVDGIPYFVDHNRRATTYIDPRTGTSSLENGPQITYVRDFKAKVQYFRFWCQQLSMPQHIKITVTRKTLFEDSFQQIMSFNAQDLRRRLWIIFPGEEGLDYGGVAREWFFLLSHEVLNPMYCLFEYAGKDNYCLQINPASYINPDHLKYFKFIGRFIAMALFHGKFIDTGFSLPFYKRMLNKPWALKDLESIDTEFYNSLIWIKENDIEECGLEMYFSVDKEILGEITTHELKPDGGEVLVTEENKGEYIRLVAEWRLSRGVEEQTQAFFEGFNEVLPQQYLQYFDAKELEVMLCGMQEIDLTDWQRNTIYRHYARSSKQVLWFWQLIKEMDNEKRMRLLQFVTGTCRLPVGGFSDLLGSNGPQKFCIEKVGKENWLPRSHTCFNRLDLPPYKSYEQLKEKLMFAIEETEGFGQE, encoded by the exons ATGGCCTCCAGCATTGCTAAACCAGGCCCTGGGAATGGCTACCCCATGAAGGCACAACTGCAAATTATGG TGCTATCAGCAAAACTGAAAGAGAACAAGAAGAACTGGTTTGGCCCCAGTCCATATGTTGAAGTTGCAGTTGACGGCCAGTCCAAAAAGACCGAAAAATGCAACAACACCCACAGTCCCAAATGGAAGCAGCTGCTCACTGT AATTGTCACTCCCTTCAGCAAGCTCATCTTCCGGGTATGGAGTCACCAGACCTTGAAGTCGGACGTATTGTTAGGCATGGCAACTCTGGAGGTCAGCGACACACTCAAATCCAACGACATGAATA TCTCTGAGGTGGTGCAGACCCTGCAGCTGAGTGCAGACAAAGACCAGACCGATGTGGTGggggacctgtctgtctgtctggacggCATGCAAGTCGACCCAGAGATCTTTGCCTCTGCTGTCGAGGCCAACAGCCGAAGTGCGTCTG GTATGTCAAATGGGGAATCGCAACACAACGGGGATCATGATGTGAG GAGGAGTAGAGACGGCTCTCCTTCTGTGGATGGTTTGGAGCACAGAGCTTCCCCAACTGGGCGTGTGGTCGCAGTGAACGGCACAGGGTCTCCCGCTCTGTCAGCAGGGGGCTCCAAGGGGAATCCTGTACGGCCCCCCAGGCCCTCCCGACCCCCTCCACCCACCCCGCGCAGACCAACCTCCTCTCCAG CATCCTCTAATAGTTCCATACCAACTGAAGGAAGCGATGGCCCCAGCTCAGAAACCCCAGTCCGTATGCCTGCACCTGCAGTACCAGCCGCAGACCCCAATGCCCCACCCCCTACACACGACCAGAGCCAAGCAATAGCAGCCAGACAAGCAGCCAGTGTTGCTCCAGGCCCCCCCAGAGTCCCCACTGTCGCTGCAGGCCCACTGCTTCCTGG ATGGGAACAGAGGGTGGATCAGAACGGAAGGCTGTATTTTGTAGATCATGTGGAAAAGAGGACGACGTGGGAGCGGCCTGAGCCTCTACCTTCTGG GTGGGAGCGGCGAGTGGACCCCATGGGCAGGGTCTACTTTGTAGACCACATCACCAGAACTACCACCTGGCAACGGCCCACCATGGAGACGGTACGGAACTATGAACAGTGGCAGCACCAACGCAACCAGCTACAGGGTGCCATGCAGCAGTTCAACCAGCGCTTCATATTTGGGGTGAATGGG CTCCAGGACCAGGTTCCAGCCACTGAGAATAAGCAGTTTGATCCCCTGGGCCCGCTGCCACATGGATGGG AGAAAAGAACTGACAGCAACGAGAGAGTGTACTTTGTCCAACACACCACACGGACTACACAGTGGGAGGACCCTCGCACTCAGGG gctgctGAATGAAAAGCCTCTTCCAGAGGGCTGGGAGATGAGGTTCACTGTCGACGGGATCCCATACTTTGTggaccacaacaggagagccACTACATACATCGACCCTCGCACTGGAACATCCTCACT TGAAAATGGGCCCCAGATTACTTACGTTCGAGACTTTAAAGCCAAAGTCCAGTACTTCAGATTCTGGTGCCAG CAATTGTCAATGCCTCAGCACATCAAGATCACTGTCACCCGCAAAACCCTGTTTGAGGACTCGTTCCAACAA ATAATGAGCTTCAATGCACAGGACCTCCGCAGGAGACTATGGATCATATTCCCTGGGGAAGAAGGCCTCGATTATGGTGGGGTGGCAAG GGAGTGGTTTTTCCTGCTGTCTCACGAGGTGCTGAACCCCATGTACTGCCTATTTGAATATGCTGGGAAGGATAACTACTGCCTGCAGATCAACCCTGCCTCATACATCAACCCTGACCACCTTAAATACTTTAAATTCATTGGACGCTTCATCGCTATG GCTCTTTTCCATGGGAAGTTCATTGACACAGGCTTCTCGCTGCCGTTCTACAAGCGCATGCTGAACAAGCCATGGGCACTGAAAGATCTTGAGTCCATTGACACAGAATTCTACAACTCTCTTATCTGGATTAA GGAGAATGACATTGAGGAGTGTGGCCTGGAGATGTACTTCTCTGTGGACAAAGAGATTCTGGGTGAAATCACCACTCATGAGCTCAAGCCGGACGGTGGCGAGGTCCTGGTCACTGAGGAGAACAAGGGGGAGTATATTAG GCTTGTAGCAGAGTGGAGGTTGTCCAGAGGTGTGGAGGAGCAGACCCAGGCCTTCTTTGAGGGTTTCAACGAGGTCCTCCCACAGCAGTACCTGCAGTACTTTGATGCCAAAGAACTGGAG GTGATGCTGTGTGGGATGCAGGAGATCGACCTGACAGACTGGCAGAGGAACACCATCTACAGACACTACGCACGCAGCAGCAAGCAGGTCCTCTGGTTCTGGCAG CTCATCAAAGAGATGGACAACGAGAAGCGGATGAGACTCCTCCAGTTCGTCACAGGCACCTGTCGCCTTCCTGTTGGAGGCTTTTCTGACCTATTGG GGAGCAATGGCCCGCAGAAGTTCTGCATTGAGAAGGTGGGAAAGGAGAACTGGCTGCCCAGAAGTCACACCTG CTTCAATCGATTGGATCTGCCTCCTTACAAAAGCTATGAGCAGCTGAAGGAGAAATTGATGTTTGCGATTGAAGAGACTGAGGGCTTTGGGCAGGAGTGA
- the LOC109908095 gene encoding E3 ubiquitin-protein ligase Itchy-like isoform X2, producing the protein MASSIAKPGPGNGYPMKAQLQIMVLSAKLKENKKNWFGPSPYVEVAVDGQSKKTEKCNNTHSPKWKQLLTVIVTPFSKLIFRVWSHQTLKSDVLLGMATLEVSDTLKSNDMNISEVVQTLQLSADKDQTDVVGDLSVCLDGMQVDPEIFASAVEANSRSMSNGESQHNGDHDVRRSRDGSPSVDGLEHRASPTGRVVAVNGTGSPALSAGGSKGNPVRPPRPSRPPPPTPRRPTSSPASSNSSIPTEGSDGPSSETPVRMPAPAVPAADPNAPPPTHDQSQAIAARQAASVAPGPPRVPTVAAGPLLPGWEQRVDQNGRLYFVDHVEKRTTWERPEPLPSGWERRVDPMGRVYFVDHITRTTTWQRPTMETVRNYEQWQHQRNQLQGAMQQFNQRFIFGVNGLQDQVPATENKQFDPLGPLPHGWEKRTDSNERVYFVQHTTRTTQWEDPRTQGLLNEKPLPEGWEMRFTVDGIPYFVDHNRRATTYIDPRTGTSSLENGPQITYVRDFKAKVQYFRFWCQQLSMPQHIKITVTRKTLFEDSFQQIMSFNAQDLRRRLWIIFPGEEGLDYGGVAREWFFLLSHEVLNPMYCLFEYAGKDNYCLQINPASYINPDHLKYFKFIGRFIAMALFHGKFIDTGFSLPFYKRMLNKPWALKDLESIDTEFYNSLIWIKENDIEECGLEMYFSVDKEILGEITTHELKPDGGEVLVTEENKGEYIRLVAEWRLSRGVEEQTQAFFEGFNEVLPQQYLQYFDAKELEVMLCGMQEIDLTDWQRNTIYRHYARSSKQVLWFWQLIKEMDNEKRMRLLQFVTGTCRLPVGGFSDLLGSNGPQKFCIEKVGKENWLPRSHTCFNRLDLPPYKSYEQLKEKLMFAIEETEGFGQE; encoded by the exons ATGGCCTCCAGCATTGCTAAACCAGGCCCTGGGAATGGCTACCCCATGAAGGCACAACTGCAAATTATGG TGCTATCAGCAAAACTGAAAGAGAACAAGAAGAACTGGTTTGGCCCCAGTCCATATGTTGAAGTTGCAGTTGACGGCCAGTCCAAAAAGACCGAAAAATGCAACAACACCCACAGTCCCAAATGGAAGCAGCTGCTCACTGT AATTGTCACTCCCTTCAGCAAGCTCATCTTCCGGGTATGGAGTCACCAGACCTTGAAGTCGGACGTATTGTTAGGCATGGCAACTCTGGAGGTCAGCGACACACTCAAATCCAACGACATGAATA TCTCTGAGGTGGTGCAGACCCTGCAGCTGAGTGCAGACAAAGACCAGACCGATGTGGTGggggacctgtctgtctgtctggacggCATGCAAGTCGACCCAGAGATCTTTGCCTCTGCTGTCGAGGCCAACAGCCGAA GTATGTCAAATGGGGAATCGCAACACAACGGGGATCATGATGTGAG GAGGAGTAGAGACGGCTCTCCTTCTGTGGATGGTTTGGAGCACAGAGCTTCCCCAACTGGGCGTGTGGTCGCAGTGAACGGCACAGGGTCTCCCGCTCTGTCAGCAGGGGGCTCCAAGGGGAATCCTGTACGGCCCCCCAGGCCCTCCCGACCCCCTCCACCCACCCCGCGCAGACCAACCTCCTCTCCAG CATCCTCTAATAGTTCCATACCAACTGAAGGAAGCGATGGCCCCAGCTCAGAAACCCCAGTCCGTATGCCTGCACCTGCAGTACCAGCCGCAGACCCCAATGCCCCACCCCCTACACACGACCAGAGCCAAGCAATAGCAGCCAGACAAGCAGCCAGTGTTGCTCCAGGCCCCCCCAGAGTCCCCACTGTCGCTGCAGGCCCACTGCTTCCTGG ATGGGAACAGAGGGTGGATCAGAACGGAAGGCTGTATTTTGTAGATCATGTGGAAAAGAGGACGACGTGGGAGCGGCCTGAGCCTCTACCTTCTGG GTGGGAGCGGCGAGTGGACCCCATGGGCAGGGTCTACTTTGTAGACCACATCACCAGAACTACCACCTGGCAACGGCCCACCATGGAGACGGTACGGAACTATGAACAGTGGCAGCACCAACGCAACCAGCTACAGGGTGCCATGCAGCAGTTCAACCAGCGCTTCATATTTGGGGTGAATGGG CTCCAGGACCAGGTTCCAGCCACTGAGAATAAGCAGTTTGATCCCCTGGGCCCGCTGCCACATGGATGGG AGAAAAGAACTGACAGCAACGAGAGAGTGTACTTTGTCCAACACACCACACGGACTACACAGTGGGAGGACCCTCGCACTCAGGG gctgctGAATGAAAAGCCTCTTCCAGAGGGCTGGGAGATGAGGTTCACTGTCGACGGGATCCCATACTTTGTggaccacaacaggagagccACTACATACATCGACCCTCGCACTGGAACATCCTCACT TGAAAATGGGCCCCAGATTACTTACGTTCGAGACTTTAAAGCCAAAGTCCAGTACTTCAGATTCTGGTGCCAG CAATTGTCAATGCCTCAGCACATCAAGATCACTGTCACCCGCAAAACCCTGTTTGAGGACTCGTTCCAACAA ATAATGAGCTTCAATGCACAGGACCTCCGCAGGAGACTATGGATCATATTCCCTGGGGAAGAAGGCCTCGATTATGGTGGGGTGGCAAG GGAGTGGTTTTTCCTGCTGTCTCACGAGGTGCTGAACCCCATGTACTGCCTATTTGAATATGCTGGGAAGGATAACTACTGCCTGCAGATCAACCCTGCCTCATACATCAACCCTGACCACCTTAAATACTTTAAATTCATTGGACGCTTCATCGCTATG GCTCTTTTCCATGGGAAGTTCATTGACACAGGCTTCTCGCTGCCGTTCTACAAGCGCATGCTGAACAAGCCATGGGCACTGAAAGATCTTGAGTCCATTGACACAGAATTCTACAACTCTCTTATCTGGATTAA GGAGAATGACATTGAGGAGTGTGGCCTGGAGATGTACTTCTCTGTGGACAAAGAGATTCTGGGTGAAATCACCACTCATGAGCTCAAGCCGGACGGTGGCGAGGTCCTGGTCACTGAGGAGAACAAGGGGGAGTATATTAG GCTTGTAGCAGAGTGGAGGTTGTCCAGAGGTGTGGAGGAGCAGACCCAGGCCTTCTTTGAGGGTTTCAACGAGGTCCTCCCACAGCAGTACCTGCAGTACTTTGATGCCAAAGAACTGGAG GTGATGCTGTGTGGGATGCAGGAGATCGACCTGACAGACTGGCAGAGGAACACCATCTACAGACACTACGCACGCAGCAGCAAGCAGGTCCTCTGGTTCTGGCAG CTCATCAAAGAGATGGACAACGAGAAGCGGATGAGACTCCTCCAGTTCGTCACAGGCACCTGTCGCCTTCCTGTTGGAGGCTTTTCTGACCTATTGG GGAGCAATGGCCCGCAGAAGTTCTGCATTGAGAAGGTGGGAAAGGAGAACTGGCTGCCCAGAAGTCACACCTG CTTCAATCGATTGGATCTGCCTCCTTACAAAAGCTATGAGCAGCTGAAGGAGAAATTGATGTTTGCGATTGAAGAGACTGAGGGCTTTGGGCAGGAGTGA